Part of the Carassius carassius chromosome 20, fCarCar2.1, whole genome shotgun sequence genome, CAGATATGACACTTGGGTCTGTTCAGTCTTTTCTCTTCCTGAAATTGTATGGAAGCTTGTATTGATATACATTTATCCAGCAGTTGTTATTGTGATCATTATCGTCTGTTTAGAACAATAACAGGCACTGGATTATAAAGTCTAGTAAAGTGAAATATGTTATAACTAGTGCATACAAATGAGTTCTAATCAAACATTAAATGCTTTATCAGGGGTTGTGTAAACTTTCAATTTGTAATGGCAAACATGAACATCAAATAAACCTTAAGTTCATGCCAAAAACGAACcgtttttttgttaattatagaCTAATCCATCACTTACGACTTAAAACAGCCACACTGATTATACAGccctttttgttatttttttctgaatactGTTTTAAAGCACATTTGGGGAACTGTTCTTTGTCCCAAAAAGAATTTGCAATACTAGTTTATCAAATGtgtttttcttaacaaaaatgtgtataaataatttttatttgtcttCAAAATAGTTGCTATAAATACAGCTCATACATTTAAAGAATGTATTGACGCATTGTGTTCTATCTATTATAATATTGTTTCtatcttaaaatgtcttaaatttaaGCGActtaaatttacaataaaacctGCACAAACCCTCTATTTTCATGATCGTAGGGGAGGGCCAGTGCTTACAAAACAGACCAATCCCAGCTGTTGTGATCTGTGTAGACGTAACAGCAGTAACTGATTCTGGAGAACATCAGGAGAACAGCACAGCTCTTCAGTTACTGATCAAGATGAGAGGCTTACTGTTCCTGCTCAGCGCTCTGTTCCTGCTGGAGTCAACAAAGGGACTGAAATACGAAGAGTTAAATGAAGATGACAGAAAAATTGTTGACGACGCAATAAAACAAGGCAATAAGATGCGTGGAACAGTCAAACACCTCGACTTTTACAGTATCACAACAGTAAGTTATTTAATGTATAAGCTGtaatttgttggtttgttttgattgtttttctGTGCATGTGCTGTAAAATACTCTAAAATATTTAAGCTTCTTCTACATGTATATTTGGTTGTTATTTTTATGCTAAAGTTACATGTACCTGTATCTTTTCCATTTATGACAGACGGGGAATGTACGTGAGGTGATACTGAGACCCACCTCATGTGACAAAACAACACCAAGTGTCCATCGGGAAGAATGTAAAACCGAAGATAAGAAAGTAAGTATTTACTATCGGAGAATGATTGTCGAAATGCCTGTAGAAGTCATTGAAGGGAAACCAGACAGTTTCACACATTtctgtggtattttttttttcagcctcaGGTTTCCTGTATTCATTGTAATGGAATCATgaaagcatgtttatttcttATGCAGGAAAAAGAGGTAAATCAAATATTACTACATTAGTTAATGTGGACAAAAATCTACATTCACAGAACACCATCATCATTTATAATCTTTATTGCCAAGACATTCCTGCACTAAAAGTTATTACTGTTCTCACTGCAGATACAAAAAACGATGATTGAATGTAAGCCTAATCCTGGGTCAGAACATCGATTGTTCTGAAAAGGAGGAAATGAACAGCAACTAACTGGATGTCTTGGATGTATCtgagatgaaaaaaatataaataacattcgCAACAGGCcatttgaaaaaaagaagaaaaaaattatatatataaattaaatgttacttgtgaaagatttctttttttattaatcattttaaattacaaCTAACATTTCTTCTCTTGCAGGCTTAACATCTGTATTCTTTTAGTAACACTTTAGCCAAAGTTTGTGTTGAAATGTCGAATGTATATGAAAAAGTCGGCTACACGTCTGCCTGAATATAAGAATAATCATAACTCATGACTTTAATGACAAGCAAACTTATTAGACCAAAATGATGAAATGAATCATGTAATCTTTGCCACGCAAATATGCAATCAAACTGTTGGATACTGTTATATTGAGCTCCTCTTGGCCGTGATTAAAGTATATCTAAAAGCATTGTCTGGAGTCTGTCTTGTTACTGCTGCAGGTGAATGAGAATGGGATTGGGTGAACAAGTTAAATAGAAATGTAACAGACTTCTCAGAGTATACTAGTTTCTAGTAAATGAGAAAATACAAAGAATTCTTTGCTTTTACATGAAACACCATATTAATTAGAGATGACTGCTGTTTTCTGCATTTTGTAAAAAAGAAACTGCTTGCTCTTTCTCTGCAAAGAAGAAGAACttgctttattaaaatagaaCGGGGAACTGCTGTTGTCAACCAAACAAGACTTTTGAAATCAAGGGACTATTGAAAGAGAAAGTTAAAAAGTGGAATTTAAATGAAGAGCTGATTGCTCAAACACAATTGTTGACAGAATTTACAAAGAATCAATCTGCATGTGGTTCTCGGAGTCTCTTCTGGAGCAGCTGCCTTCACAAGTGAGACTGAAAAGACTGGAGTGGAAAAGAAACAGAGACACTGCTGAAGAGAGAAGAGAAACTAGCTGATGGGCCTTCAGCTCCCTCTTGAAGGAGGAAGTGGACACTTCTGAGGAGTCAGCATGGAGACAGACTGATTCAACGCAGGAAAAGGTGACACTTTTATACTGACCGACAATCCACACAGAAATAAAGATCATTTACATTCATTGTGTTAAACCCAACATTAGATAATTGCTATTATCGTACAAAAccatatgtaaaaaagaaaaaattaattaccCCTGCTTCTAATTAAAACTGGTATTTTTTATTCCGTTTTAAACTTGCCAAAAGAGACCTCTGTACAGGGCTCTCAGAAGgagaaaaaagtttttaattcctTCATGGTTTGTGTCatacatgataaatataaaaagcctACGTTATAGCTTGACTACAAGTTTAAAAACAACACTACATTTGTtataattaaggaaattaaaCTTACCATCATGAAATGTGTTTACACGGGAGATAAAAATTTTTCTCTAGCATATTTTACTAAAGACATTATTATATGATATCAACATGCATTTATTATTCTCACAATCACCGCCAGAATGTCTAACTTCACCACTATGAACTTAAAATCGGGTTCTCTTATTTTTCCGCAACAGTTCTGCTCACAAAACAAAATTCATTTCAAACTCAAATTTTATAAAAACAGAGGGGAAATTATTAGCAACACCAAAATAACAACAAAGATAATGTTTTCTGTTAATTGAAGCACAAACTAAGAAAAGTTAGACCAAACTTTTCTCATTAATAATTAAGACTCTTTTTGAATGCTCTTTCCACAGTCTACGGTTATGGTGCTCAGGAACATGGTTGGACCTGAGGACATAGATGACGATCTGGAAGGAGAAGTAACGGAGGAATGTGGGAAGTTTGGAGCTGTTAATAGAGTGATCATCTATCAGGAGAAGCAGGGTGAGGAGGAGGATGCTGAAGTCATTGTCAAGATCTTTGTGGAGTTTTCCATGGCATCAGAGATGAACAAGGCCATTCAGGCACTCAACAACCGCTGGTTCGGAGGTCGCAAGGTCGCAAATTTTTTTCCGCAaaattttttatcatcttgtttaGGAAACTAATTTGATATGATAATAGACAAGCATATGACACTAGGGGtggaaattataatatttaaatgtttggtgGGGAATAATACTGTTTCATCCACGAATGCATTTGCATGGAATAAATTACCAGCGTCATTAAAGGGTTTAAAAACATTCAACATATTTAAAGGATGGCTTTTTGGTGATTATAGAGAGATTTTCTCTTACATGTGTTCTGAATACTGTGGTTTAGAAATGTAGCTGATTTGGGGATATGTTGTTTGtaccaaaaagtatttggaatgcaggtttgtcagttttgtttttgtccaaaatgttttaaaattctttttttattggtcttacaaaaagttttaaatgtttactttataaaaCCTGCACAAACCCTCTATTTTCATGATCGTAGGGGAGGGCCAGTGCTTACAAAACAGACCAATCCCAGCTGTTGTGATCTGTGTAGACGTAACAGCAGTAACTGATTCTGGAGAACATCAGGAGAACAGCACAGCTCTTCAGTTACTGATCAAGATGAGAGGCTTACTGTTCCTGCTCAGCGCTCTGTTCCTGCTGGAGTCAACAAAGGGACTGAAATACGAAGAGTTAAATGAAGATGACAGAAAAATTGTTGACGGTGCAATAAAACAAGGCAATAAGATGCGTGGAACAGTCAAACACCTCGACTTTTACAGTATCACAACAGTAAGTTATTTAATGTATAAGCTGTAATTTGTTGGTTTGTTTAGATTGTTTTTCTGTGCATGTGCTGTAAAATACTCTAAAATATTTAAGCTTCTTCTACATGTATATTTGGTTGTTATTTTTATGCTAAAGTTACATGTACCTGTATCTTTTCCATTTATGACAGACGGGGAATGTACGTGAGGTGATACTGAGACCCACCTCATGTGACAAAACAACACCAAGTGTCCATCGGGAAGAATGTAAAACCGAAGATAAGAAAGTAAGTATTTACTATCGGAGAATGATTGTCGAAATGCCTGTAGAAGTCATTGAAGGGAAACCAGACAGTTTCACACATTtctgtggtattttttttttcagcctcaGGTTTCCTGTATTCATTGTAATGGAATCATgaaagcatgtttatttcttATGCAGGAAAAAGAGGTAAATCAAATATTACTACATTAGTTAATGTGGACAAAAATCTACATTCACAGAACACCATCATCATTTATAATCTTTATTGCCAAGACATTCCTGCACTAAAAGTTATTACTGTTCTCACTGCAGATACAAAAAACGATGAATGAATGTAAGCCTAATCCTGGGTCAGGACATCTATTGTTCCATACAGGAGGAAATGAACAGCAACTAACTGGATGTCTTGGATGTATCtgagatgaaaaaaatataaataacattcgAAACAGCCcatttgaaaaaaagaagaatttatatatatatatatatatatatatatatatatatatattaatgaaatgtaacgtgtgaaagattttttttttatattaatcattttaaattacaaCTAACATTTCTTCTCTTGCAGGCTTAACATCTGTATTCTTTTAGTAACACTTTAGCCAAAGTTTATGTGTTGAAATGTTGAATGTATATGAAAAAGTCAGCTACACGTCTGCCTGAACATAAGAATAATCATAACTCATGACTTTAATGACAAGCAAACATATGAAGAACCAATAATATTAGACCAAAATGATGAAATGAATCATGTAATCTTTGCCACGCAAATATGCAATCAAACTGTTGGATACTGTTATATTGAGCTCCTCTTGGCCGTGATTAAAGTATATCTAAAAGCATTGTCTGGAGTCTGTCTTGTTACTGCTGCAGGTGAATGAGAATGGGATTGGGTGAACAAGTTAAATAGAAATGTAACAGACTTCTCAGAGTATACTAGTTTCTAGTAAATGAGAAAATACAAAGAATTCTTTGCTTTTACATGAAACACCATATTAATTAGAGATGACTGCTGTTTTCTGCATTTTGTAAAAAAGAAACTGCTTGCTCTTTCTCTGCAAAGAAGAAGAACttgctttattaaaatagaaCGGGGAACTGCTGTTGTCAACCAAACAAGACTTTTGAAATCAAGGGACTATTGAAAGAGAAAGTTAAAAAGTGGAATTTAAATGAAGAGCTGATTGCTCAAACACAATTGTTGACAGAATTTACAAAGAATCAATCTGCATGTGGTTCTCGGAGTCTCTTCTGGAGCAGCTGCCTTCACAAGTGAGACTGAAAAGACTGGAGTGGAAAAGAAACAGAGACACTGCTGAAGAGAGAAGAGAAACTAGCTGATGGGCCTTCAGCTCCCTCTTGAAGGAGGAAGTGGACACTTCTGAGGAGTCAGCATggagacagaaaaagaaaaagaaagtgtgtttttttttcaacacagaaAAAGGTGACACTTTCACCTGAGActtttgggagggggggggggggggggtgaaagtgGTTTTGCAGAGACACTAGACAAATTTATTAAGTTGGCCAACAGGGCAGAATATGTCCAATAAAATACTGTCCACGGATTAATTGGATAAGGTATCCTGATCATTACCAAGGTTATTACTGTGACAAAAATATAACAATGGCATATTTGCACAGTGTACAACAGTGCAAGGCAAAGCAAGCAAACTTTCTCTGTCCATCACACACCTCACtttcttttataacattttagcatGTCATGATGGATTTCGTCCatgataattcattttaaatttaatctgTTAAAACAATACAGAAATGTTTTCATCATTTGATTTCAAGTTGTTTAGGCAGTTATTTTTCATATGGTATTAGATCAACATACCTATGACACTGGGGTTAGaagttttaattattaaatcTTTGGTGGGGAATAACACtgttttacacacaaatacaatTGCATGGAATAAATTACCAGCGTCATTAAAACGTTGGCTTTTTGTTgattataaatagtttttatatCTTGTTTTCTGAATATTGTGGTTTAGAAATGTAGTTGAGGGGAAATGTTCTTTGTACCAAAGAGTATTTGCAATGCAAGTTTTGTCAGTTGTGTTTTTATGaccaaaatatgtttaaataaactttttttttaatttatcttaTGAAACTTTGGTATGTTAGTAAATACAACTCAAGAACTTAGAGAGTATATGTATTGACACattgttctttaaagaaccttaaaggggtcatatgatgcaattaaaatttgtcctttctctttggagtgttacaagctcttggtgcataaagaatgtagcgaatcagctcaaaggggaaatatgaGTAATCAATCATAACCagttatgaataattataaatatttagatccgctgtaagtatttacttgacTTTTCAGTGTCAGCTGTCTGTCAAATCTAAGAACTTTACTTTCctggttaaggaaaataactttcttactgtacaatactacaGTAAGAAAAAGGGTTAAAATTTAGGcagtaaagagaagagaaataaagacatgaagctatggtacaatttgatattcagcagatctacagcctgaaaGAAACATCAGTTCCTTATTTCAAACAAacctttgtaaaaggtgcatatgatacttaatgtGTCAATTAATAAGACTAcgtttgatacttgcacgtctCGCTTGTTTGAAAAAAAGGACCTAatgcactttggggctccagttggtctctgctgaGGTGAGTTGATGAGAAAGACCAGTTAGAATCAGAGGATATTGATGAATGAAAAGTCAAGGCAGAAAGCCTGGCGCAAGTTTAGGGTGGTTTTAAGGCTCTAAGCACAACgtcttctcctggaattcctgaatctagaAGAACTGtcctgatctggtgatcagtgatctacAGTATATGAGGcgatgtcacaccctcaggatttgagtgagccaatgaggaatggtaccttttggagggaACTTTTACAACCCTTTGTTTCTACTATGGtgtcttgcatatgaaattagGTTGGGGGTttcaagagaagaatctttaagattctaataaaactaatgtgttgcataggcatcaacatataatatacagtttCATTAAATCAAGAAAATACgaatatattatttgttaaatataacaaatagctGTGTGTCTGATTAGTCCAAATTCTACAAGAACATCTATAAGGATGCAAAGTATAAAGTCTCATATCAAAAGAGAtactctttataaaagttaagagtcaaccactcctacctaaaacagcttgttggaagatttgcataactctGGCCAAATGTTCATGCTCATGTTGCCGTCGctaccatgttgtggagacgctgtgtgtttcgttgtgaaagcgaagctactttatttggcctttcaaaagaggacaaAACTATAAATTAATGATCAAGTTGTATTTACAGCACTGTTCCAGAGCAGTTCAACCCAGATATTCAGATGTGTTCAGCGCATTTTGCACAGGATgaagactgtttcctgtgagagtagactacaatgtttcggtctgtttctataaagttgggcagttccaactttgcaacgacagtctggtgcttttgactcacagtctgtaagtatgttttcatatttaaagtatttGCCACTCatgattcaaatgcaagttttgtATAAGGTAGAGTAGAGCTTgatgtttgtcgtttctccagacatgtttttatatttacgCAGTGTGATATGCAATGTAACAtgaaaaaagacagtataagtcattataatcagtaaatatgtccccactgaatgcaacaaatgcctcgtttgtaaaaaaaaaaaaaaaaaaaaaaaatcattgtgccaggacacagcatcacagtatgttaaggggtatAACATTTCGgtcatagaggagcaacaataatgtacattatgtggaaaataatgtattttaaacctCAAACCACATaagcacattgcattacaccaaataatgttctttttagcaaagacatatgacccctttaaaattacttCATAAAACCTGCACAAACCCTCTATTTTCATGATCGTAGGGGAGGGCCACTGCTTACAAAACAGACCAATCCCAGCTGTTGTTATCTGTGTAGACGTAACAGCAGTAACTGATTCTGGAGAACATCAGGAGAACAGCACAGCTCTTCAGTTACTGATCAAGATGAGAGGCTTACTGTTCCTGCTCAGCGCTCTGTTCCTGCTGGAGTCAACAAAGGGACTGAAATACGAAGAGTTAAATGAAGATAACAGAAAAATTGTTGACGACGCAATAAAACAAGGCAATAAGGGTCATGGAAAAGGCAAACACCTTGAATATTACACCATTTTCAAAACAGTAAGTTTAATTTATAAGCTAtaatttgttggtttgttttttgATTATTTGTTGAACATGCACGTTCCTTAAAATACTccataaaatatttaatctttttgtaTATTTGGTTGTTATTTTAATGCTAGAGTTACATGTACCTGTATCTTTCCCATTTATGACAGAGGGGGAGTGCACTCGAGGTGATACTGAGACCCACCTCATGTGACAAAACAACACCAAGTGTCCATCGGAAAGAATGTGAAGTCCACAATAAACAAGTAAGTATTTACTATCGGAGAATGATTGTTGAAATGCCTTTAGAAGTCATTGTAAGAAAACCTGACAGTTTCAAACATTTCtgtggtatttttttttcagcctcAGGTTTCATGTATTCACTGTAATGGAATCATGAAACCATGTTTACTTTTTAAACAAAAGGAAAAGGTAAATCAGATATTACTACATAAGTCAATGGGGACATAAATCTACATTCACAGAACACCATCATGATTCATCCTCTTTATTGCCAAGACATTCCTGCACTAAAACTTTCTTACTCTTCTTCCAGAAGGAAGAAAGAATAAATGAATGTCAGAAGTATTTGCCTGGGTCAGGATTTCCATTCTTCTGAAAAGGAGAAAATGAACTGCAACTAACTGGATGTCTTGGATGCACCTGAGATGTAAAGTACATTCGCAACAGaccatttgaaaatattttaaaaagttagtttAAGTTACTAAGTGTGTTGCAAAAATTGATGCATATGGACAAGGCAGCTAGACATCTATCAGAATATAAGAATAACCATAACAACTCAGAACGTAACAAGCTGAagtaataacaattaaaaaaattgctttgACATTAACAGAGAGTAACTGTCAATGTAATTTTTGCAATTGTAGCGCATGTGCTATATAAACGGTTGTATTCTTTTTGTTGTGTGGATTCTCTGTGATTAGTATTAGGTCCTCCTGGCCGTGATTAAAGCATATCTAAAAGCATTGTCTGGAGTCTGTCTTGTTTCTGCTGCGAGTATACAGTAAGTTTAGTGGAACACTAGAGATCTTAGTCCTGAGTGATAGTGTACATAGGAGCAAGACAATGTCCAACTCAAATTGAAAGTCTTAGGTGTTGGGTAACAGTAATTCTTACTTGAATTGTCTACGGACAGTTTCTTCAGTGCGGTCAGGTTATGTATGTTGAATTTCTACGGCACATGAAAAATGTACTTCTCTTTTGTGATTAAGTGCTCCCAGAAAGCTGTCAAGAAAACTGCAAAGAGCAACCTGTCTGTTATGCTATCATCTGACCACAGTGATAGTGTTTAGTTAGAGATCTGACACTCATCTGTGGATTTGGGCAGGCAGTGATAGCAGCTTCTTGAGTGAATGATGTCACAATATTCAGCAAGGGAATTACCCCGAGAGGAAGCTCTTTGCTTGAATAAGAACTCAATCAATGTAAGTGTTACGCAAGGTGATGACTTAAAAACATGATTCAAAATTTCTCTGTTGATCTTTATTTTCAAAGAGTTGAATAATATCAATAGATCAATATTGTTATCCTGAgatttaggatttttttaaataaataaagcaagcagATTCATGGAATTCATGGAATTTACAAACGTACAGAATAAAGCAATTAATTTAGACCAGCGGTGTCAAAATCAGAAATCAAAAGAAAGGCTAGAGCTCTGCAGAatttagttccaaccctgctccaataCACATACCATGTATTTTTCAAATATGCTTGAAGgaccaggggggtattccagaaagcagggttaacttaccgtgaactaaaacctgaactctcggttgattaaccccaaaccttgcttactcgaggtatgtggttccaaaaacacctccgggagtaagttaattcaactcagagtatgttcctggttaagacttaagacattctcaacagagcgacgaatcgacgagtcacAATAGAAACAGACGCTAAGAAAAATCGCGccaagctgtttctttcttcttcttttgttaattagttgcttacatgcttagagcatatcgccacctaattgatggctgtgcaatcatttttatttttttccatttaatctttaatacttgagaatgtgaattatattgtttgttctatgctaattatacattaagtcatatcatatatgtattttgatttagaatttagacattatagaaaaatgccactccatgcagtgagatataacatataataaataaaatatataaatatatataagttaaacattaccttgtcatagtgttttataatttatacatacctcttaatacataatttacagataactcttatatatgccaataaaagaaataatcatattagaataatatattaccttatttattacttatattagcgcttcctcattaacatatataataagctatattacatattctaatattatataatgttgtgcggtatctgtcacgcccactgaaggctcgctgaagtgaactaatcctggaacataacctagggtgcttctcaatatccctactcgtctcctcgctcctccgtcctccatcctatgacccggaaaccgatcgaacacagccatcttgaaggacatctcaattctctaattgcaccacgaggagacgaggatcgaggagggaggaggcttcatgaggagagatgagcgaggatacacaggtgtatcctatgcgggttcttaattaacaaactttaacaacataagggcagatccctttaattacagctgatgacactttgaagtaacgctgaagggagcgaggataaatcatttcacttgattcaagtcctccatcctcacgtcttttccttgcgtccttccctcgcatcctgaaagggtggagctaagacacgaggaaaggaagcgaggaaaggaaacgaggatgcacaaatatgaattgagaagcacccctgcTCTGGAGCATgttatgttcagagagtgagttgctatgacaactaacataacctgaaagttacctccgttttttGAACcaaaagttgaggttatccatttacttactcttaaacatacccgggtatgtcacataacctgctttctggaatactccccaggtgtgtttaattagggttgaatctaaactctacAGTGTTCCAGCACGAGTTTGACAACCCTGATCTAGACCAAAAACTTTTTGACaggacctgcaaattaccacaatataCAAATAACtaggtatatacagtacagaccaaaagtttggaaacattactatttttaatgtttttgaaagaagtttcttctgctc contains:
- the LOC132097004 gene encoding cystatin-like protein, which produces MIVGEGQCLQNRPIPAVVICVDVTAVTDSGEHQENSTALQLLIKMRGLLFLLSALFLLESTKGLKYEELNEDDRKIVDGAIKQGNKMRGTVKHLDFYSITTRGSALEVILRPTSCDKTTPSVHRKECEVHNKQPQVSCIHCNGIMKPCLLFKQKEKKEERINECQKYLPGSGFPFF
- the LOC132095784 gene encoding cystatin-like protein produces the protein MIVGEGQCLQNRPIPAVVICVDVTAVTDSGEHQENSTALQLLIKMRGLLFLLSALFLLESTKGLKYEELNEDDRKIVDDAIKQGNKMRGTVKHLDFYSITTTGNVREVILRPTSCDKTTPSVHREECKTEDKKPQVSCIHCNGIMKACLFLMQEKEIQKTMIECKPNPGSEHRLF